From Peromyscus eremicus chromosome 3, PerEre_H2_v1, whole genome shotgun sequence, one genomic window encodes:
- the Pex26 gene encoding peroxisome assembly protein 26 — protein sequence MKSDASTSAAPLKGLGGPLRSSEPARALPAVSPGAHLLEEAADLLVVHLDFQAALETCERAWQSLAEEPASGTVVEVKCSLCVVGIQALAEMDRWREVLSWVLQYYQVPEKLPPKVLELCILLYSKMKEPGAVLAVVDAWLQDPDNQGLPEYGSLAELHLLRVLLPSGRLSEAEGLAEGSAAFSEEQREEVLQAIHTAKQQHTEEHLSSQEQQKLSQQGSFSWKLMSLLRLLRQLWGSVTSHPLSQPFKKSLLAALILCLLVLRFDPATPSSLPLLYQLVQLFRRIQKATLSRLYPLALRD from the exons ATGAAGAGCGACGCCTCGACTTCTGCAGCTCCCTTGAAAGGGCTCGGGGGCCCTTTGCGGAGCAGCGAGCCTGCGCGTGCCCTTCCGGCTGTGTCTCCCGGGGCGCACCTGCTAGAGGAGGCGGCCGACCTGTTGGTGGTGCATCTGGACTTCCAAGCCGCACTAGAGACTTGCGAACGGGCTTGGCAGAGCCTGGCCGAGGAGCCCGCAAGTGGCAC TGTTGTGGAGGTGAAGTGCTCCCTGTGTGTTGTGGGGATCCAGGCTCTGGCAGAAATGGATCGGTGGAGAGAAGTCCTGTCCTGGGTCCTCCAGTATTACCAGGTTCCTGAAAAGCTTCCTCCCAAAGTCCTGGAGCTGTG CATCCTTCTGTACAGCAAAATGAAAGAGCCTGGAGCTGTGCTGGCTGTGGTTGATGCCTGGCTCCAAGACCCAGACAACCAGGGTCTTCCTGAGTACGGATCATTGGCAGAACTCCACCTGCTCCGGGTGCTGCTACCCTCGGGCCGCTTGTCAGAGGCTGAGGGGTTAGCAGAGGGCTCTGCAGCTTTCAGCGAGGAGCAGCGGGAAGAAGTGCTCCAGGCCATCCACACAGCAAAGCAACAGCATACGGAGGAGCACCTGAGTTCTCAGGAGCAACAGAAGCTGAGCCAGCAGG GTTCGTTCTCCTGGAAGTTGATGTCACTGCTGAGGTTGCTTCGCCAGCTTTGGGGCTCTGTGACCAGCCACCCCCTCTCTCAGCCCTTCAAAAAGAGCCTCCTGGCCGCCTTGATCCTCTGTCTGTTGGTTCTGCGGTTTGACCCAG CAACTCCTTCTTCGCTGCCCCTCCTCTACCAGCTGGTCCAGCTCTTTCGCCGGATCCAGAAGGCCACACTCTCTCGGCTCTACCCACTCGCTCTCCGTGACTGA